The Cryptococcus gattii WM276 chromosome B, complete sequence genome has a segment encoding these proteins:
- a CDS encoding uncharacterized protein (Similar to TIGR gene model, INSD accession AAW41512.1) — MAENSQIKPRPERHRHKNRKAIEGDVSSSRSKGKERAIDVNGDVTRVDVAKAGKKRRKRQAPSGLPSLPVDSSIEQQGECSTSRGPRRRENGEHWDSIPIAQNEVTRVPPVWSKDGRFYFSVVHTSIHVHSSTSSNFSRLSTLSSTHPKGHSKSITSLHLSPINPFQIVTSSLDGTVKIWDWVAGRLIRTVDFHEPQSKVDHVAFGQVVGKWWLFAAVTHIKQSSSGQKLAHRLLRTPLGGNSNPILLGKLSNRPVSLIMSPRSTYLVALAANKAYTYRMPAPPFKSSDPWEDRPTCVKFVSDQPFTCGAFCPEKTLASATEEEWFATGDQKGVIRLWHGLTQAFRQVDAAASLALGGVVDSTQNPETEKRLPTTSLHWHAHAVSAIAFTPSGSQLLSVGEESVLVQWHLASGRREYIPRLGGRPIVSLTVRKATAAGEEEWWMALSDGSVVRVGASSNRVASVGQGIRLDPLRPSSPDTPYPLSVHPSTGSLVVPSSHPSTIQFIDPIASTVLFDLEVVPSNRVSRREEKELEPVKVEKIAFSEEHNGKSVWMATLEGREGDEGEGGGMVKNLKMWKWMDDRYLVNTQFPRPHGTSKISSVSFSPVPSEPGTSSKSVSTPNPYLLTTSNDGVAKIWQVRQSKRSEQGKVTAKKPTIMELYWSCRSTFNYRNLPIRASAFSSDVSILALSHGSVVTVWDVNSNILLKVLDSGLATDVMSIGFVGKEGRWLIGGGEGKGVAVWDLLSCEVAWSSPSLVVDSLITSSTSAYFLTASNVFSGTTLRVFTPDSSAPLRTISIDTKVTHIVSLSQSSASDSSSSLHLIGITSTGEIYRFGDIAAAVAPESAKSVRQAQAKEGLSIWQEMFGKGAFLEEPEAEEPITATTSALQQRVSDKSGRPADIFEGPSHTMPPTSMLFDAFMDELLHGNTAMKEGENVKEVTKDEAMVYEMEVDESGDKAEDSAAGEIKGRVVEDEEIRELEAFFKGLLSSVPRAPATPASRKPETLRNGLPSHLMNHTPARSVSTPLLNRKANGDAPRGRASLLAVGNQVDESDIGTPGSLTASGNKKGKKRKAPREE, encoded by the exons ATGGCTGAAAACTCGCAAATAAAGCCTCGTCCGGAAAGGCATAGGCATAAAAACAGGAAAGCCATCGAGGGCGATGTCTCTTCCTCCCGTTCAAAGGGTAAGGAGCGTGCCATCGACGTCAACGGGGACGTGACCCGTGTTGACGTAGCAAAGGCTGGtaagaagaggagaaagaggcagGCACCCAGCGGATTGCCGTCTTTGCCTGTAGATAGCTCGATAGAGCAACAAGGGGAATGCTCGACTTCTCGAGGGCCTCGGCGAAGAGAGAATGGTGAGCACTGGGACTCTATACCGATCGCCCAAAATGAGGTCACTCGTGTCCCACCGGTCTGGTCTAAAGACGGCAG ATTCTACTTTTCTGTGGTTCACACCTCCATCCATGTCCACTCTTCCACATCATCAAACTTTTCGCGCCTCTCAACTCTCTCTTCAACCCACCCGAAGGGTCACTCTAAATCTATAACCTCCCTTCATTTGTCTCCCATAAACCCCTTCCAGATTGTAACCTCTTCATTGGATGGTACTGTCAAAATCTGGGATTGGGTGGCTGGCAGGTTAATCAGAACTGTTGATTTCCATGAACCACAATCCAAAGTAGACCATGTGGCCTTTGGTCAGGTTGTTGGAAAATGGTGGCTTTTTGCTGCTGTAACCCATATCAAACAATCATCTT CAGGACAGAAGTTGGCTCATAGACTCTTGAGAACTCCGCTTGGCGGCAATTCCAATCCCATTCTTCTTGGGAAATTGTCTAACCGTCCTGTATCTCTCATTATGTCTCCTCGATCCACCTATCTCGTTGCTCTTGCTGCGAACAAGGCCTATACCTATCGTATGCCAGCTCCCCCTTTCAAATCCTCTGATCCATGGGAAGATCGCCCGACTTGTGTCAAGTTTGTGTCTGACCAGCCTTTTACTTGTGGTGCATTCTGCCCAGAGAAAACTCTGGCGTCCGCGACGGAGGAAGAATGGTTCGCTACGGGTGATCAAAAGGGTGTCATCAGGCTCTGGCATGGTCTAACTCAGGCTTTCCGACAAGTCGACGCGGCTGCTTCACTGGCTTTGGGGGGTGTTGTTGACTCTACTCAAAACCCTGAAACCGAAAAGCGATTGCCTACCACGTCACTCCATTGGCACGCGCATGCTGTATCTGCCATCGCATTTACACCTTCTGGATCACAGCTTCTTTCCGTCGGTGAAGAATCTGTGCTCGTTCAGTGGCATCTTGCCTCGGGCAGAAGGGAGTATATCCCTCGGCTGGGTGGACGTCCAATTGTCAGCCTTACTGTTAGAAAGGCTACCGCAGctggggaagaggagtggTGGATGGCCCTCTCCGATGGTTCTGTTGTGCGCGTAGGAGCCTCTTCGAACCGAGTTGCCAGCGTTGGTCAGGGTATTCGCCTGGACCCTTTACGGCCGTCTTCCCCTGATACTCCCTATCCTCTCTCCGTTCACCCTTCCACCGGTTCTCTTGTTGTTCCCTCCTCTCATCCTTCTACCATTCAGTTCATTGACCCTATCGCGTCCACTGTGCTTTTCGACCTCGAGGTTGTGCCCTCTAATAGGGTGAgcagaagagaggaaaaggagcTTGAGCCTGTTAAGGTCGAGAAGATTGCTTTTTCAGAGGAACATAATGGCAAGTCGGTGTGGATGGCTACGTTGGAAGGTCGAGAAGGTGATGAAGGTGAAGGTGGCGGTATGGTCAAAAACTTGAAGATGTGGAAGTGGATGGATGACAG ATACCTTGTAAACACTCAGTTCCCTCGTCCTCATGGTACATCAAAAATTAGCTCCGTCAGTTTTTCGCCTGTGCCTTCTGAGCCCGGTACCTCCTCAAAATCCGTTTCTACACCCAATCCATATCTTCTGACTACCTCAAATGATGGTGTTGCCAAGATCTGGCAGGTCCGACAGTCGAAGAGGAGCGAACAGG GCAAAGTTACTGCCAAGAAGCCTACCATCATGGAAC TTTACTGGTCATGTCGCTCGACCTTTAATTACCGCAACCTTCCTATCCGAGCATCCGCCTTTTCATCTGATGTTTCCATTCTTGCCCTTTCTCACGGTTCTGTAGTCACTGTCTGGGATGTTAACAGCAACATTTTGCTCAAGGTCCTTGACAGTGGGCTTGCCACGGATGTAATGAGCATCGGATTCGTTGGCAAAGAAGGCAGATGGCTGAttggaggtggagaagggaaaggTGTAGCAGTATGGGACCTTCTCTCTTGTGAGGTTGCTTGGTCGTCCCCTAGCCTCGTCGTCGATAGCCTCATCACTTCTTCTACCTCCGCGTATTTCCTCACCGCCTCCAACGTATTTTCAGGTACTACGCTTCGAGTATTCACCCCCGATTCCTCTGCCCCCCTCCGAACTATCTCTATCGACACCAAAGTCACTCATATAGTCTCCTTGTCCCAGTCATCTGCGTCGGactcatcttcctctttaCACCTCATCGGTATTACATCGACGGGCGAGATCTACCGCTTTGGTGATATCGCGGCAGCTGTTGCGCCAGAGTCAGCGAAGAGTGTCCGCCAAGCGCAAGCCAAGGAGGGCCTTTCCATTTGGCAGGAGATGTTTGGCAAGGGTGCTTTCCTCGAGGAGCCCGAAGCTGAGGAGCCCATTACTGCAACTACTTCTGCTCTACAGCAACGTGTCTCTGACAAGTCCGGTCGGCCTGCCGACATTTTTGAAGGTCCTAGTCATACAATGCCCCCCACTAGCATGTTGTTTGACGCGTTCATGGATGAGTTACTGCATGGTAACACAGCTATGAAAGAGGGCGAAAACGTGAAGGAAGTCACAAAGGATGAGGCCATGGTTTATGAAATGGAGGTTGACGAGTCTGGTGACAAAGCCGAAGATTCGGCTGCCGGCGAAATCAAAGGCAGGGTtgttgaagatgaagaaatTAGGGAACTCGAAGCTTTCTTCAAGGGCTTGTTATCTTCTG TCCCCCGAGCACCCGCTACACCTGCTAGTCGAAAGCCTGAGACACTTCGCAATGGTTTGCCTTCTCATCTCATGAACCATACTCCTGCCCGTTCAGTGTCGACCCCACTCCTCAACCGAAAGGCGAACGGTGACGCACCTCGTGGTCGGGCATCTTTGTTAGCTGTCGGGAATCAGGTAGACGAGTCGGACATTGGTACCCCAGGAAGTCTCACCGCATCTGGGAACAAGAAGGGTAAAAAGAGAAAGGCCCCGAGGGAAGAGTAG
- a CDS encoding UDP-glucose:glycoprotein glucosyltransferase, putative (Similar to TIGR gene model, INSD accession AAW41515.1), producing the protein MRANTVALALAALAIAASASPPVRVSLETGWAAPPLVLEILETVYDEYPSSYFPLLHLLSSLPINSTDESILSSTLDLIQAYSLLPSPSSLSTFHLALSLHFTAPRIEAEYNWYNSAANSDQKPHSLSFDHTSPSVSSTSSSPRAVFYYVPFAFTSNELLGYLDHHASQYPEFTYTIRYQPPLSHEDRKPLSLSGWGAEMALKKMDYLVVDDRATGNTSFQYEGDGMTRDESGIFAHVFGDDPWGDQATPLTPTEIRDIGLKAATLIMSSDDPISALTHLSQDFPKYSAALARQIVVPEDIQSKGRTIAVRGKAKEAIYINGKPFDRDLNAYALLEALRDERQLTVSLTSLGLTPKQSIDLLADPVVGQGQVEDDMGEGLVDASDRIEGGDVIVYWNDIEKDKRYQNWPIHPQGYMRPVYPGQFHTVRRNTFNLIFALDLSRISSLELIVHSISNMIQRGLPIRFGIVPVFEPGQQDDISLQMAKVFWYSVKTFGRRSTRDFLAAIIDATPRQLNNPAPLITDELLRKGYEALSATSEKASLTFDDVLASEDWDHHIEKTGNYLKRLLITKKDAENGGMFMNGRFTPNAPTWPNIATQEMQSQLSFIQEQASLVMLDAIPEDISTMFYDLPATSKRRSSLVIPVGDNKLKAFNLVDLFENDGIEGKLSGEFVYPDGERGTPVTMWIIGDLDSSEGLETVKNGLQHLQTPQCASRLGFIHVPPAPNQSSCPADQYCFSTVLYQILSQNALPLAKPSDLLELISDVQHSIKTNLEKGCEIKVGNQKVDNCGTTFTLSPEDQQRYFEAKPLHGMTFGGWAAGDIAAATEFWKAGTQIAGKLGIRGGLHLLANGRLVGPITPMTFPLDDFDALEVYEHRKRVKPIIDVLKMMYDDITVFDRPTLANLISKVSSVVTAAYKPLDAEGIFAPTQLTRTRYYEKLDNGAMSFKLGDEDMSLLKVAVVVDPLSEQAQKWSPIIQTLSEMDHVFVSVYLEPEALMEEVKLKRFYRTSIPSRLTFDVDGAAIAPGLTFNNLPSNPIYTLGLDTPPSWIVSPRTSPYDLDNLLLSSISSPVSVTFQLKQLLIEGHARESGNIPPRGLQLQLKTLNGDIAADTQVMANLGYLQFRASPGYYTLSIRPGRGEEVFNLESVGAEGWDSHSVEEIGDGVSLGSFDGKTIYPKFARKEGMEKADVLQESVTTPEGLAKQVYSRMKSIIGLSTNVTPTKSDHADINIFTVASGLLYERFASIMILSVMKHTNSSVKFWFIENFLSPTFIAFIPKLAEQYGFQYEFVTYKWPHWLRAQSEKQRLIWAYKILFLDVLFPMSLDKVIFVDADQIVRTDMKELVDVDLHGRVYGYAPMGNSRKEMEGFRFWKSGYWKEVLRGRPYHISALYVVDIKKFRQLATGDRLRGQYHALSADPNSLANLDQDLPNSMQDQIPIWTLDQDWLWCQTWCSDESLATAKTIDLCQNPLTKEPKLVRARQIPEWDVYDQEIAAFAARVSEEGEESGALAVSVDDLASEGHVSGVEKKEEETERGNDGHIGDEL; encoded by the exons ATGAGAGCAAACACAGTAGCTCTAGCCCTCGCAGCTTTGGCCATCGCAGCCTCGGCATCTCCACCAGTGCGCGTAAGTCTCGAGACAGGCTGGGCTGCTCCTCCCTTGGTTCTCGAGATCCT CGAAACTGTGTATGATGAGTACCCTTCGTCCTACTTCCCGCTCCTTCATCTTTTATCCTCTCTTCCGATAAACTCTACAGATGAGTCCATATTATCCTCGACTCTGGACCTCATTCAAGCCTattcccttcttccttcgCCATCATCACTATCTACTTTCCACCTTGCCTTATCCTTGCATTTCACAGCACCTAGAATAGAAGCCGAATACAACTGGTACAACAGCGCC GCCAATAGTGATCAGAAACCtcattcactttcattcGACCACACTTCTCCGTCGGTCTCTTCCacttcatcctctcctcgAGCCGTATTCTACTATGTTCCATTTGCTTTTACTTCCAATGAACTTCTTGGATATTTGGATCACCATGCCTCTCAATACCCAGAATTCACCTATACCATCCGTTACCAGCCACCTTTGTCACATGAGGATAGAAAACCTCTGTCTCTCTCAGGGTGGGGAGCGGAGATGGCCCTTAAGAAGATGGATTACCTCGTTGTCGATGATCGCGCTACTGGGAACACCAGTTTCCAATATGAAGGCGATGGAATGACTCGGGATGAAAGTGGCATATTTGCTCACGTATTTGGGGATGACCCATGGGGTGATCAAGCAACGCCTCTGACACCTACAGAGATTAGAG ACATTGGTCTCAAGGCTGCTACTCTTATCATGTCTTCGGATGATCCAATTTCTGCCCTTACCCACCTCTCGCAAGATTTCCCCAAATATTCGGCTGCCCTCGCTCGTCAAATTGTGGTACCAGAGGATATTCAATCAAAGGGCAGGACTATTGCTGTCAGAGGAAAGGCAAAGGAGGCTATCTATATCAATGGCAAGCCATTTGACAGAGATTTGAATGCGTATGC TCTACTGGAAGCCCTTCGAGATGAACGCCAGCTCACGGTTTCCCTCACTTCCTTGGGTCTTACGCCTAAGCAATCCATTGACTTATTGGCGGATCCGGTGGTCGGCCAGGGCCAGGTTGAAGATGACATGGGAGAAGGCTTGGTAGATGCGAGTGATAGAATCGAGGGTGGCGATGTCATTGTTTATTGGAATGACATTGAGAAAGACAAAAGGTATCAAAATTGGCCTATTCATCCTCAAGGG TACATGCGCCCTGTATATCCTGGCCAGTTCCATACCGTCAGGCGGAATACATTCAATCTCATTTTCGCGCTGGACCTCTCTCGAATCTCGTCCCTTGAGCTTATTGTCCATTCCATTTCTAACATGATTCAGAGAGGTTTGCCTATAAGATTTGGTATAGTACCTGTATTTGAGCCTGGACAGCAGGATGACATCT CTCTTCAGATGGCCAAAGTCTTCTGGTACTCTGTCAAGACCTTCGGAAGGCGCTCAACCCGGGATTTCCTCGCTGCT ATTATTGATGCAACTCCCCGCCAGCTCAACAACCCTGCTCCTCTGATAACCGATGAGCTTCTCCGTAAAGGGTATGAAGCCCTTTCTGCTACTTCCGAAAAGGCATCTCTTACCTTTGACGATGTTTTGGCCTCTGAAGATTGGGATCACCACATTGAGAAGACTGGTAACTATCTAAAGAGATTGTTAATCACCAAAAAAGACGCAGAGAACGGTGGTATGTTCATGAACGGGAGATTCACACCTAATGCGCCAACTTGGCCCAATATCGCCACCCAAGAGATGCAATCACAGCTCTCATTCATCCAGGAACAGGCAAGTTTG GTCATGTTGGACGCAATTCCCGAAGACATCTCAACCATGTTCTATGATTTGCCAGCTACTTCCAAGAGGAGGAGCAGCCTTGTTATTCCAGTTGGTGACAACAAGCTCAAAGCCTTCAACTTGGTCGACCTCTTTGAAAATGACGGAATAGAAGGCAAGTTGAGTGGAGAATTTGTCTACCCCG atggagaaagaggaaCACCGGTCACTATGTGGATTATAGGCGACCTTGACTCTTCTGAAGGTTTGGAGACCGTCAAGAACGGCCTACAGCACCTCCAGACCCCCCAGTGCGCTTCTAGGCTCGGCTTCATTCACGTACCCCCTGCACCTAACCAGTCTTCTTGTCCTGCGGACCAGTATTGCTTCTCAACTGTGCTTTACCAGATTCTTTCCCAAAACGCACTCCCTTTGGCCAAACCTTCTGATCTATTGGAACTTATCTCAGATGTTCAGCATTCTATCAAGACAAATTTGGAAAAAGGTTGCGAGATTAAGGTTGGTAACCAAAAGGTAGATAACTGTGGAACGACATTTACACTGTCTCCCGAGGATCAGCAGAGGTACTTCGAAGCTAAGCCCTTGCACGGTATGACATTTGGTGGCTGGGCTGCTGGAGATATAGCTGCGGCTACCGAGTTCTGGAAGGCTGGGACCCAAATCGCTGGAAAGCTTGGCATCAGAGGCGGTCTTCACCTACTTGCTAATGGTCGA CTTGTCGGGCCCATCACTCCAATGACGTTCCCGCTTGACGATTTTGATGCTTTGGAGGTGTACGAGCACAGGAAACGTGTCAAGCCTATCATCGATGTTCTTAAGATGATGTACGATGATATTACAGTCTTTGACAG ACCGACGTTGGCCAACCTTATCTCCAAAGTCTCTTCTGTAGTCACTGCGGCGTATAAGCCTCTTGATGCTGAGGGAATCTTCGCACCTACCCAGTTGACTAGAACCAGGTACTACGAGAAACTTGACAATGGAGCCAT GTCATTTAAGCTCGGGGATGAGGACATGTCCTTGTTGAAGGTGGCAGTTGTCGTGGACCCATTGTCTGAGCAAGCTCAAAAGTGGTCGCCTATCATCCAA ACTTTGTCTGAAATGGACCACGTCTTTGTGTCTGTATACCTTGAGCCAGAGGCGCTAATGGAGGAGGTCAAGTTGAAGAGGTTCTATCGTACTTCTATACCTTCCAGGTTGACCTTTGATGTCGATGG TGCTGCCATTGCTCCTGGTCTAACATTCAACAACCTTCCTTCCAACCCTATCTATACTCTTGGTCTCGACACTCCGCCGTCATGGATTGTCTCGCCCAGGACCTCGCCATATGATCTGGACAACCTTCTCCTGTCCTCCATCTCGTCGCCTGTCTCTGTCACCTTCCAGCTCAAGCAACTTTTGATCGAAGGCCACGCTCGAGAATCAGGCAACATTCCTCCTCGCGGTCTTCAGCTACAGCTCAAAACACTTAACGGAGATATCGCTGCCGATACGCAAGTGATGGCTAACCTCGGTTACTTACAATTCCGCGCCAGCCCCGGTTACTACACCTTGTCCATCAGACCGGGtagaggagaagaagtcTTCAACCTTGAGAGCGTCGGTGCCGAGGGTTGGGATAGCCATTCAGTTGAGGAAATCGGAGACGGCGTCAGCCTGGGAAGCTTTGATGGGAAGACGATATACCCAAAGTTCGCAAGAAAAGAAGGTATGGAGAAGGCAGATGTCCTCCAAGAGTCGGTTACTACTCCAGAGGGATTGGCGAAGCAGGTCTATTCAAG GATGAAGTCTATAATTGGACTGTCAACAAACGTCACGCCCACTAAGTCTGATCATGCCGATATCAATATTTTCACGGTTGCTTCTGGTCTTTTGTACGAGCGTTTTGCGTCAATTATGATACTTAGTGTTATGAAACACACCAACAGTTCCGTCAAATTCTGGTTTATT GAGAACTTCCTCTCCCCAACCTTTATT GCGTTCATTCCTAAGCTTGCGGAGCAATACGGCTTCCAGTATGAGTTTGTGACTTACAAGTGGCCGCATTGGCTGCGAGCTCAGTCAGAAAAGCAACGTTTAATCTGGGC ATATAAGATCCTTTTTCTCGATGTTCTTTTCCCCATGTCTCTTGACAAAGTTATCTTTGTCGATGCCGACCAGATTGTCCGCACTGACATGAAGGAGCTAGTGGATGTTGATTTGCATGGAAGGGTCTACGGCTATGCGCCTATGGGTAACAGCCgaaaggagatggaaggtTTCAGATTCTGGAAAAGCGGGTATTGGAAAGAAGTGCTGAGAGGAAGACCGTACCATATCAG TGCCTTGTACGTTGTTGATATCAAAAAGTTCAGGCAACTCGCTACGGGA GATCGACTTCGAGGGCAATACCATGCGCTTTCAGCCGACCCTAATTCACTTGCCAACCTGGACCAAGATCTTCCCAACTCAATGCAGGATCAAATACCTATATGGACGTTGGATCAAGACTGGTTGTGGTGTCAAACTTGGTGCAGCGATGAAAGCTTGGCTACGGCGAAGACCA TCGACCTTTGTCAAAATCCTCTTACT AAGGAACCCAAGCTTGTTCGTGCTCGACAGATTCCAGAGTGGGACGTCTACGACCAAGAGATTGCCGCGTTCGCTGCTCGGGTGTCAGAGGAGGGTGAAGAAAGCGGGGCATTGGCTGTAAGTGTGGATGATTTGGCATCAGAGGGTCACGTTTCCGGGGTcgagaagaaagaagaggagacAGAGCGTGGCAATGACGGACATATTGGAGACGAGTTGTGA
- a CDS encoding Histidine biosynthesis enzyme 1-(5-phosphoribosyl)-5-[(5-phosphoribosylamino)methylideneamino]imidazole-4-carboxamide isomerase (Similar to TIGR gene model, INSD accession AAW41513.1), giving the protein MSRRHSQFRPCIDLHQGVVKQIVGGTLDLTSQSSDGPTENFVATHPPSYFADLYKTNNLIGGHIIKLGPGNDEAAKEAVGTWRDGMQVGGGITEANAQEWLNNGASKVIVTSYLFPNGKFDEDRLKRLADQVGKDKLVVDISCRKRASGWVVAMNGWKTLTDMAVTQESIQLVEQYCSELLIHAADVEGLCQGIDEELVTRLGEWVSIPCTYAGGAKDISDLALVNRLSNGKVDLTFGSSLDIFGGKGVKFTDLVKVDKEAKEQSV; this is encoded by the exons ATGTCCAGAAGGCACTCCCAGTTCCGGCCTTGTATCGATCTTCATCAAGGGGTCGTCAAACAAATTGTGGGCGGCACCCTTGATCTCACGTCTCAGTCAAGTGATGGACCCACGGAGAACTTCGTTGCTAC CCATCCTCCTTCTTACTTTGCTGACCTGTACAAAACTAACAATCTCATCGGGGGACACATAATCAAGCTTGGTCCAGGAAATGACGAGGCTGCGAAAGAAGCAGTCGGCACCTGGAGAGATGGTATGCAAGTCGGTGGTGGGATAACGGAAGCCAATGCGCAGGAATGGTTAAATAATGGTGCCTCCAAG GTTATTGTGACGAGTTACTTGTTCCCCAACGGCAAGTTTGATGAGGATAGATTAAAACGACTGGCAGACCAAGTTGGCAAGGATAAGCTTGTTGTTGACATCAG CTGTCGTAAACGAGCAAGCGGCTGGGTCGTAGCTATGAACGGGTGGAAGACTCTTACAGATATGGCTGTCACTCAAG AGAGTATACAGCTCGTCGAACAATATTGCTCTGAACTGCTCATCCATGCGGCCGATGTTGAAGGATTATGTCAAGGCATCGACGAGGAACTCGTCACTC GGCTTGGCGAGTGGGTAAGCATCCCCTGCACATACGCTGGCGGTGCCAAAGATATCTCCGACCTTGCCCTTGTTAACCGATTATCGAATGGCAAGGTTGATCTTACTTTTGGCTCATCACTCGACATCTTTGGAGGCAAGGGTGTCAAGTTTACAGATTTGGTCAAGGTCGACAAGGAGGCCAAGGAGCAGTCAGTCTAG
- a CDS encoding Hypothetical protein (Similar to TIGR gene model, INSD accession AAW41514.1; CNB01470), with translation MEGTAIRVLKRTLNPFSTLRPRSSLSFLQLSSRRASTTSTARPSTTVGTHPALQRRGPALQPRLPSVTNWPWRQIPSPSPDTTVLERTVFARPSDFSPPLLLFAAGVWGLFVISWYSLPDPPKRELTEEEKANIEAEHAKAGFWLQLGNRVSGSVYSSAQPILMGGVSLILAGFLIASTRIATRITMVQMRPVNGSGEGKTFLKMTTVGHEMVKRVIKPKKVRIEDCSAYFPSAERATTVRLRVLKPDGQPFKYTLDRFPYNLDFREIKEDYNVVDKEIVLSIPRLQQTFGAILKGKPDYAKAPL, from the exons ATGGAGGGAACAGCTATTCGCGTTCTCAAGAGGACGCTAAACCCCTTCAGCACCCTCAGGCCGCGCTCCAgtctctccttccttcaGCTCTCCTCTCGCAGAGCGAGCACAACCTCTACTGCTCGACCGTCGACCACCGTTGGCACCCATCCCGCTTTACAACGGCGTGGCCCTGCCCTCCAACCTCGATTACCGTCGGTCACCAACTGGCCATGGCGTCAGATCCCATCCCCTTCCCCTGATACAACTGTCCTTGAACGAACCGTCTTTGCCCGACCTTCTGATTTTAGCCCGCCTTTGTTATTGTTCGCTGCCGGCGTCTGGGGTCTCTTTGTGATCTCGTGGTATTCTCTCCCAGATCCCCCCAAGAGAGAGTTgacagaggaagaaaaggcaaaTATTGAGGCCGAACATGCTAAAGC CGGTTTCTGGTTACAGTTAGGTAACCGTGTATCTGGCTCTGTATACTCTTCGGCCCAGCCTATTCTCATGGGTGGTGTCTCCTTGATACTTGCTGGTTTTCTTATAGCATCCACCAGAATCGCCACGAGAATCACAATGGTACAGATGCGCCCTGTAAATGGTTCAGGTGAAGGCAAAACATTTTTGAAAATGACAACAGTTGGGCACGAAATGGTCAAGAGAGTGATTAAGCCGAAAAAGGTCAGAATAGAGGATTGTAGCGCTTACTTCCCAAGTGCTG AACGCGCGACCACTGTCCGCCTGCGAGTGCTCAAACCCGATGGCCAACCTTTCAAGTACACTCTTGATCGATTCCCTTACAACCTTGACTTCAGAGAGATTAAGGAAGACTATAATGTGGTTGACAAGGAAATTGTTCTCTCCATACCTAGGTTGCAACAGACTTTTGGGGCCATTTTAAAAGGGAAGCCTGATTATGCCAAGGCACCTTTATAA